In Mytilus edulis chromosome 7, xbMytEdul2.2, whole genome shotgun sequence, a single genomic region encodes these proteins:
- the LOC139482862 gene encoding caprin-2-like yields MILGLLLCMLFACFDARLSSISLVRTYEASTEARFVKMEKRLNEQSTQLEAQSNRIEFLESKVVESENQILKQNSVIDTLKKSFFKNKMDMSQVQKRLGVLNTSQRVCSDRLFLLRKQLLKYETFSSTKSNDESDDFENPVSKIRIADVPLHENRERRLLVASGSMASLANQYSAFYAYLSHHELAPGKHHTLIFDTVKTNTDGAYSGITGVYTVPLDGVYGFIYTIRMGCHTAIALAPFEIMKNNDAEGVAFIDVPCNEQNTVTGNVIIHAVQGDKVFIRTHTQHPVDSNIYSDTNGRTSFAGWLIHADQ; encoded by the exons ATGATATTAGGATTACTACTTTGTATGTTATTTGCATGCTTTGATGCACGATTGAGTTCAATTTCACTCGTTCGTACATATGAAGCATCGACCGAGGCTCGTTTCGTGAAGATGGAGAAACGTCTTAACGAACAGTCAACGCAACTTGAAGCCCAGAGTAACCGTATCGAATTTTTGGAGAGCAAAGTTGTGGAATCTGAAAACCAGATACTAAAACAGAATAGTGTTATTGACACCTTGAAAAAATcgttcttcaaaaataaaatggatATGAGTCAGGTACAGAAAAGGCTAGGTGTACTGAATACATCACAGCGGGTATGCTCTGACAGATTGTTTTTGTTAAGAAAGCAACTGTTAAAATACGAAACATTTTCTTCAACAAAATCTAACGATGAATCAGACGATTTTGAAAATCCGGTGTCAAAAATTCGAATCGCGGACGTTCCACTACATGAAAATAGAG AACGCAGATTGCTAGTTGCGAGTGGTAGTATGGCATCATTAGCTAATCAATATTCCGCTTTCTATGCATACTTAAGCCATCATGAGTTAGCACCAGGAAAACACCATACTCTTATTTTCGATACAGTCAAGACCAATACCGATGGAGCGTATAGTGGCATAACTGGTGTTTACACTGTCCCATTAGATGGTGTGTATGGATTTATTTATACAATAAGGATGGGATGTCACACAGCCATTGCCCTAGCACCATTTGAAATTATGAAAAACAATGACGCAGAAGGCGTAGCATTCATAGACGTTCCTTGTAATGAACAAAATACTGTGACAGGTAACGTGATAATTCATGCCGTACAAGGAGATAAAGTTTTTATAAGAACTCATACACAACACCCAGTTGACAGCAATATATACAGTGACACAAACGGAAGAACGTCATTTGCTGGATGGCTTATCCATGCTGATCAATAA